In Glandiceps talaboti chromosome 4, keGlaTala1.1, whole genome shotgun sequence, a single window of DNA contains:
- the LOC144434252 gene encoding gamma-aminobutyric acid type B receptor subunit 2-like: MDITTTRPPSATTAAKIAKRIDSQTIQVHSRKELYFGALFPFSSDNIESQIAWGAKPAIDLALQHVNEHSSILHSYNLQMKPYDTKCEMADGTKAFFEAMAEGPIKMMVFGGVCSNVTAPIAEAVIWWKLVQLSYANTEPFLSEREKYPTFFRTVPSETNFNPAKLKLLQHFNWTTVATIHQDAPRFSVAHNKLSRELEDADIKLLKVASFVRDPVTAVQEIYDSGARIILGYFDEEMARKVFCYAFKKNMYGKKYAWILPGWYHTNWWNSTSLPDDCAIDDIYEASNGYLATDIIPLSKSGDATISGLTANDYEQMYHGQRGDNFTILHGYAYDGVWVIAAALNAVLHRLGNNQSALLDFKYDDECILQMFMEAMNETDFVGVTGPVRFKDGNRLGTIMYEQFQAGTEVKIGEFYAYSDAYNLSLDQIIWAGGSPPRDQPLILRTPRGISFVMYLVMCCLSYIGIMMAAIFLFFNMRFRQHRYIKMSSPYINNLIIIGGILCYASIFVIGFDSHEISDLEFRIVCSARSWLLAIGFTLAFGAMFSKTWRVHSIFTNIKMKKRVIKDQKLFIIVAVLLLVDVVILVSWEIKDPMKRKRVEIPEETDSEEFDEIYVIAIIQHCESIQMTIWLAAIYVYKGVLMVFGCFLAWETRRVSIPALNDSKYIGMSVYNIVVTCMIGAALSFVIHNDPSAAFCIISLFILFCTTITLCLVFVPKLLELRRDPRGEDRKFRCTSTRGSFKIQSQGNDSSAKLRYLRVENVKLRKSLAEKDKEVSLLLEKLGLKPSNQYEPSHSYLPETTTVTFVVGTKNGDHVHDEVRETDIGVWSDVTTHVYVNPIENTAHDGSEYYEMAEIHVNNVCSPSETLCRVISPTRDTIPTITTSDQYDNIQPNLINKQRKMSGQDTRYHAIATSDDVDMDIEPHEQEDATSRLLTRKDSPCAVDYSHMMTVQETPILSDSEDEMMNHIPGNVTEQTDYDYCSPLDGTVLDITIAGTTTSVIFNVPFAMIEECNMLTKWESCHIVQDQINIEMYLLQERL; the protein is encoded by the exons TGTGAGATGGCAGATGGAACTAAGGCATTCTTCGAAGCAATGGCAGAAGGGCCAATAAAGATGATGGTGTTCGGTGGAGTGTGCTCTAATGTAACAGCACCTATTGCTGAAGCTGTCATTTGGTGGAAATTGGTACAG CTGTCTTATGCTAATACGGAGCCATTCCTGTCTGAGCGTGAAAAGTATCCAACATTTTTTCGAACAGTTCCCTCGGAAACCAACTTCAACCCAGCCAAGCTGAAATTATTACAGCATTTCAACTGGACAACAGTAGCTACGATACATCAGGATGCTCCTAGATTCTCTGTT GCTCATAACAAACTATCACGGGAGTTGGAAGATGCTGATATAAAATTACTCAAAGTTGCTAGTTTTGTCCGAGACCCTGTTACTGCGGTGCAAGAGATATAT GATTCTGGCGCTAGAATAATTCTTGGTTATTTTGATGAAGAAATGGCGAGAAAAGTATTTTGTTAT GCTTTCAAGAAGAATATGTACGGAAAAAAATATGCATGGATTCTCCCGGGCTGGTACCATACAAACTGGTGGAATAGCACATCACTACCTGATGATTGTGCTATTGATGATATTTATGAAGCCAGTAACGGTTACCTAGCAACCGATATTATACCTCTTAGCAAGAGCGGTGACGCGACTATATCTGGTTTG ACGGCTAATGACTACGAACAGATGTACCATGGTCAAAGGGGAGACAATTTCACCATCCTACATGGTTACGCATATGATGGTGTATGGGTGATTGCTGCGGCACTTAATGCTGTCCTGCATCGGCTGGGAAATAACCAGTCTGCTCTACTGGATTTTAAGTATGACGATGAATGTATCTTACAAATGTTTATGGAAGCAATGAATGAGACAGACTTCGTTGGAGTAACG GGTCCTGTTCGATTCAAAGATGGTAACAGATTGGGAACCATCATGTACGAACAGTTCCAAG CCGGCACAGAGGTCAAAATAGGAGAATTCTATGCCTACTCAGACGCCTATAATCTCAGTCTGGACCAAATCATCTGGGCAG GTGGATCACCTCCCCGGGACCAGCCACTTATCCTCCGTACACCACGAGGGATATCCTTCGTCATGTACCTTGTCATGTGTTGCCTTAGTTACATTGGTATCATGATGGCGGCCATCTTTCTGTTCTTTAATATGCGGTTTAGACAGCACCG ATACATCAAGATGTCAAGTCCATACATTAATAATCTCATCATCATAGGTGGCATTCTATGCTATGCCTCCATATTTGTAATTGGTTTCGACAGCCATGAAATCAGTGACTTGGAATTCAGAATAGTATGCTCG GCGCGATCCTGGCTCCTTGCTATAGGCTTCACACTTGCCTTTGGCGCTATGTTCAGCAAGACATGGAGAGTTCATAGTATATTTACTAACATCAAAATGAAGAAACGG GTTATAAAAGACCAGAAACTTTTTATAATAGTAGCTGTTCTGTTATTGGTGGATGTTGTCATATTGGTGTCATGGGAAATTAAAGACCCAATGAAGCGAAAACGAGTGGAGATCCCTGAAGAG ACGGACTCAGaagaatttgatgaaatatatgtCATTGCTATTATTCAGCACTGTGAAAGTATTCAAATGACAATATGGTTGGCAGCAATCTATGTCTACAAAGGTGTTCTCATG GTATTTGGCTGTTTCTTGGCCTGGGAGACACGTCGAGTTAGTATACCAGCCCTCAACGACAGCAAATATATCGGCATGAGTGTATATAACATCGTCGTCACCTGTATGATTGGCGCTGCCTTGTCATTTGTCATTCACAACGATCCAAGTGCTGCTTTTTGTATCATATCTCTCTTTATCTTATTCTGTACAACAATTACACTTTGCCTCGTCTTTGTACCAAAG TTGCTAGAGCTCAGACGAGACCCACGGGGTGAAGACAGGAAATTCCGATGTACGTCAACTAGAGGAAGTTTTAAAATACAGTCGCAAGGCAATGATTCGTCGGCAAAACTACGTTACTTGCGTGTTGAGAACGTCAAACTCAGGAAATCACTAGCCGAG AAAGATAAAGAAGTTAGTTTGTTACTAGAAAAGCTTGGACTGAAACCATCCAACCAATACGAACCGTCTCACAGTTATTTACCGGAAACTACTACGGTGACGTTTGTCGTGGGTACGAAGAATGGCG ACCATGTGCATGACGAGGTTAGGGAGACTGATATTGGTGTTTGGTCTGACGTCACAActcatgtatatgtaaatccGATTGAAAACACTGCACACGATGGCTCGGAATATTATGAAATGGCTGAAAT TCATGTGAATAACGTGTGTTCACCAAGTGAGACACTATGTAGAGTGATTAGTCCAACTAGAGACACTATACCAACAATAACAACCTCAGACCAATATGACAATATACAGCCAAATCTGATAAATAAACAGAGGAAAATGTCTGGACAAGATACACGATACCATGCAATTGCTACAAGTGATGATGTTGACATGGATATAGAACCACATGAACAGGAGGATGCAACGAGTCGGTTACTTACTAGGAAAGACAGCCCATGCGCAGTTGACTATTCGCATATGATGACAGTTCAAGAAACACCTATACTTTCAGATTCAGAGGATGAAATGATGAACCATATTCCTG GAAATGTGACTGAACAAACTGACTATGAttactgttcaccactagatggcacTGTCCTGGACATCACAATAGCTGGAACTACAACTTCTGTAATATTTAATGTGCCTTTTGCCATGATTGAAGAGTGTAATATGTTGACCAAATGGGAGAGTTGTCATATAGTACAAGACCagataaatattgaaatgtatctCTTACAGGAAAGGTTGTAG